The DNA window taaattattaataattttacattttaatttttaaaaaaaataacttcattaaattattttagtttcgAAAAGATGAAATTTATCATTGATTGAAAATGATgataaaacaagtataaaaaaatattcaaattgaaGTGAAACAACTCAAGAAACTTACTGTGGgtaaaaatcataaaagtatTTAGCATACAATAGGATTGAATTAGcttttttattgattaataaattaatttaatcaatatattattaaaaataattaagtaagactaaaatatttattattaaaagatatatttttttaatttgccggctaaaaaataaggaaaaaaatattaCAGAAGAAAAGATACTACTAAATGATTAACAAAGAATGTTAATCAACATTACATGGATTCTAATTAAGTGTTGAATATAAAAGTGaaatatagaaagaaaaaaaaccctaaaaacccacTCTCCCTTATAAGTAGACCTTACTAATTATCAACTAAACATTGGGACTTAGGCTTTGGAAATCTCTTAAACAAATAaacattaccattattattaagCTGCTTAACATGTGCAGCAAAACATAGCATCATTTCCACGTATGCATCTCTCCATTTCCTCAATGATTCAACAGGCAAACTCGGAACCTTCCGAACCATCGCTTCGCCTGTCCCCCGCCGACACGACTCTTCCAACATCGACACCGTTTCCTTGTCTTCATCTTCGTGCTTGAGTACAGTATGTTTCAGCCTTTGGTATTTTTTCCTCCTCTTGTACCTCTTCATGTTCAGACACATTGGGACTTTGCTAGTTTCCATGTTTTGTAATAGAGAGATTAAGGTGGACAATGGCATTTTGAGCTAAAACAAAGTATAAGcaaaatataaactatttttcGTGAACAAAAAGAAAATGGGTATCAAGATCAGTGATTTAattgaatgataaaaaaaatgataggTGTAAAGGTGAAGTTAAAAAGGGGAAATTGGGTGATGGAGAAATTAATGTGGCCAACTGTTTATATAAATGAAGTTGATTGTTTTAGGTTGTGAATGGCATAATTGAGTAGAGCTGCCTATGCCTTTAGATAGGCAGATCTTTCAAGCGATCTTCTTTGAAGGTGGtactcttaaaatttttaattataatttttaatgcaattatttatgaaatataatatttagcGGTctcaatttattataaaaatacagtatttttaaaaaatagggtgctttatttagaaaaatatggtagattttctttttaaagagtAATCATGTTATGTCAAATGACGAGTTTATTATGTATTTGAGACAtgtcatattttataatttaaaaaaaaatagattagatTGTCACGTGCCATCCCTTTCTAAAACCACCAAACTAGGCGGTGGTTTCATGGGGAGTTGACACATGGCAATCggatataatattattattttttaaacttaatgTGTGACACATGTCATATGCAAAGTGAAATCACTATTTGATATGGTGGGGTCACTTTTTACAGAGAAAAATTaccatatttttttctaaataatttttaaaaatacattactTTTATAAAGTACTCATGGACTTAAGAATGGTAAAACTCAAATTGTTCTATGATTTTGAATCGATCCACTTTGAATGGAGCGAATTCTCTTTGAAAAATCGATGTGGGGTGGGACAAGACGAGGTGAattgttattttcttttactgTGGGTATGATGTGATTATAAAAATTGCTTCCCCACCATGCGTCGCTTCtctatatgaaattattattttaccattgtatatGTAACTATTAGAAGGGTAAAAAGTGTGTAATAAAGAaagataatataatttattttaaatatttttgtttgaAGAATTTTGTTTAAATGTTTGCTTATCTTTCGAAAAGATTACACATTTATAAAGATGTTGGGGTGGGTGGTGGAACAAAATGTGTCAACTCTAGAGCGACAATAAATTTAGCAACATTCGTCCCCATCATATTTTAggtctaaaaaattaataatttaatctaagatattctaaactaaaaattttaattaaacctattcaaaaaattataattttattattattaaaaattaattctttaAATGATCATGATTATCTCTTCCAATAATATCATATCTTAACTTCGTCCTGCCTAATCATAAAAAGGAAGGTACAAAAAGCTCGATGAAGGAGGCATTAGCTATAAAGCAAACTAAGAACATAGATTGCTTTTAGCAGGACATTAGCCCAACAGTTCGACTCTTTGCATCCCTACACAATCTTAACAAAACGCTAATATAACGATGAATAGATTTCAAAACTTTTGCATATTCCCATTGTCAATAGTAACATACAGAGGAAGCACTACGAGATAGCCATCATCTCATCTACCCATGCATCGGTGAAATTGGAGTCAAACATTCCCCAAAGGTTCGGGGAATAAAAAAGTAACTTACATTCCTCATCTATAAAAACACCACCGCGCACGTCCCAAATTTCCTCGTCTACATTAAATTTAAGACAACCCGCAACAGGCGGAAACCGTCTCCTTTGTTTCGAGACATGACGAATAATATAGTGCATAGGAGATGAGACGTACAcatatattattagtacaattgtTTGCATTTATTTGGTGAACTCTATATGTTACGTGTACATTCACATATACAAACATTcacttaataatatattaatatggtTCTGGACTTTGATGCTACTTATCACATTGGTTGTGTTTCAATATCGTTAGATTCATTCTTGCTTGGAGATCTGACTGTGCTTTCTGGACTTTCATCACTTTGTCTTTCCGCAATCATCTTAAAGTATGCATGAGGTGCCCAACCTGATTGTTCAGACAATTAATGAATACGATACAAGAAAAAGAACTAAAACATGATATTATACAATGAGATGTGAAAATAACATGCAACATATGAAAAAATCATGTGACTATAGTATCTATAAACTTCAAAGCAGAAAATCTTATGAAAATAAAGGGTCAATTTTTGTTAGTACCTATACCATACATAAGTTGTAAATTTAGTCTCAATGCTctaatttgttcaattttaatctttgtacttttcAACCTTGGGAATTCCAATCCAAAACCAAATGGTAGCACTTAAATTTGTTTAGATCAAATTTTGTTATTGGTCCTATAAGTTTAGATTTAGTCATTGTTctataatttgatcaattttagttccaatacttattaaattttgaaaatttaatcttAACTCAAGTAATAGTCGTTAAATCCATTAGCTAAAATAACGTGAAAATAACAATTACATAACAaactaatattttattacacatgtgataatatgCTTACTGtataagattttaaaaatgataaaatttaacaaCCACcatttgatcaaattaaaaatttaaaactacatAAActgaaaatatcaaattataaaggttaaatatgcAAATTATGCATATCAAAATAGAGTGATCGAAGTTTGTAAGCGGAAACAGAATACTTGAACCCAACTTCATTTATAAAACTAGTCCTTCCAATATGCATGTTCAACTCCATCTTAAAATGCTACTATTTCACGGTTCATCTATTTTACTCAATCTTAGAGTAGTGTTGAGggatttctatttcttttagaaGAAGTTATCGAAGTGTCGTTTGCTTAGAGTCAATGGATACTTCAACACATTCGGTATTATCTCCAATTAAAGCCTTATCTCTTAATTTTGACGAGAGCTCGAGTGTTAAATGTTGACTAAAAAGGTAGTGCATGGATTCAATAGGGTGGAAATGCCTTGTCAGGTTAGACCATGCATGGTGCATGGTCACCTACCAAGAAAATGCAAGCATTTGTGCTTGATAAAGTTTGAATTCGTACCTCACAACATATAACACACTTGTGGGCAAGATCATGTGTGGCTCACGACCACCTACTAAGAAAATGTGATCATTTGCACTTGATAATATTTGAGCCTGTGCCATAAAACACATAGAACACTAGAGTGCTTAGTGGTGTAGTTGTCAACAAGTTCCCTATATGTTGTAAGCCATGAACTCAAACCCAACCAAGCACAAATATTCACATTTCCTTGGTAGGTTATTGTGCGCCATGCACAGTCTAACCCAACAAAGCACTCCTACTATGTTAAATCCATAATTGTTTTAGGTAGCTTCAGTCATTTGGCTCTCATTAGAGTCAAAAGTTAAAACCTCAACTACATATAATATTAGACATGTTGAAGGATTCATCAGCTCCAAACGAAAAACATTTTAAAGACTTCTCTCAAATGAGTTAAAGATCCCTCAATAAGTGGGCATCAAATATAGGTATGCATCCAACACAAATATACTTATTTTAAAGTTATGTATGTGAAGGATCATAATTTCATATCCGTATCTGTATGTATCAAGTACAAATCCGGGTAAGGAAAATGTTTATATATCGCAGTGCTGCAAATACCTTGAATGCCAGATACACATTCCTAATTTGCATATAATATTTATAGCAACATCTCTAGGATAAAATTTATGTGTAGAGACATACCATCTTCATAATGAGGACAGGGAAAGAATTGTAGGTAACAAAATGCTGCCATGGACGTTCCTGCatcaatcaaaaaaaaaaaaaagaacatttttttcattatttcaatgctAATTAGCGTCAATTAATCAATGGGAAATCATTTAAGTCCAAGTTTACTGAAAAATGGGAGAGAGAGACACCTATAAGAGCTCCGGCAAAAACATCCGTCCAATGATGCCAGTAATCGTCCACTCGAGAAATACCCACGAGAACAGCGGCAAGTACCGGGAAAATCACGATACAAAGTTTCGAGACATTGCCTCCGCGATTGAATGCTCTTAGCTTTCCCGACAAGTACAACGAAAGGAAACAAAGACCTGCAAAGGACCCTGCATATGATCGGTAAACCAAAACTGTTATATGTTTCCTCGAAGCATGATCGAAACTCAGCCGGAAATCTACAAAATGCACGCAGATCGTTACATGAAGTATGACCACTAGGGAAACTTTTGTATCCTTCCTTTACAATCTTTGCATCCCCATGGCAGATAACATCCCCTGTAACTTGGTCAAACACCGCCTTCCCATCGGGGAAACATCGAAAAAAGAAATTCGGTCTCGGCCTACCGACGGCATCTTTGATCGAATCCGTAATAACTCCGGACAAAAGAACGGAATATAGAATACCTAAGTTGCATGTTTAAAAGCGTTTCAATGAGTAAAAACAATGACCATATTGTGTTAACACAACTTAGATTGAAACAAAAGTATACCTAGTATAGCATGGTGAAAATCATAAATGTCCTTTCTCAAATAGTAGTATACACCAAAAATAATGAAAGGCACCAATACTGCAATAACCTGTAAAAATGTGTTacaaaatttagtctttaatatttatatcttttaataatttgatccttatttattttagttaaatttaacccacaactttttaaaaatactaaatttgaccatcaacctttaaaaagagttgaattacttttttttaatggaaatacttacttaaatgttaaatttttaaacatgaaaacTCGCATGATAATCCACGTGTACTTtatgtaattttttgaatttttatgaacgatatgtatacatgttttgaattttttacaattttataatttttaaattatttgttgatgtgACATATAAGGTAATGTGTCATGCCaatattttagaaaaagaaatattttagttAACATTTCCTTTAAATAAActctttttaaaatgttaaagtgaaatttaattaaaaaaaaccgtAAACAACaataactaaatttattatagtgtctattttttgtaattattttaggAAAATCTTGAAGTTGCAATACACATGCATACCGGTACGACCAACACCGGAACGGTATTTTCATGGAAAGGGAATTTTAAATCTGTCATCATTTCTTGTCCGACGAAGCGGTGAAAGGGCTCGACGTAATTCAACAAACCGTCGATGACGACAAGAATTACGAGGATTAGCCAATTATGTATATGTGCTTTGACCACCTTGACTCCATGAGATTTTATCGTATGGGTTCCCAACAATATCTCTGTCATCTTTCCAACTAGAAACAATGATCAAAATCAAATCATTCGAAACATTTAGAATTCAAATCTCGGTATCTTCGATACACCCTATATTGATGATTAgaacacataaaaataaaataccttAAGAGGATGATAACTGTGGAATGTTGAAAATGGAGTCAAAGGGCAAAGAGAGGgagaaaggtttttttttctttctttctttctttcttcctttttcctATTTCTTTTGTTCCAGGgaagaatttaatttatttttcaactcCATAAACAAAAAATAGTAATAACTTTTGGGTTGGAGATGAAAGGAAATAACCCAGATTCTTGGTATGATTAGCATTTAGCACCATTCATTATTTTTCATTGAAGAAAATAAGTTtattaattttctcttcttttttttttaaatatttaaccgCAAGGATATGACATTTCGGACATTTAGTAACTAATATTAAAATTTGCTAATTATATCATCGATTAATATGTTGCTATTATTAGCTTTGTTCAAATTTATTtacatcaattttattttttcaatattacaattaaaatataaatataaagacATGTTTGAGTAATTACaagtattaaattattattaaagcGGCAATAGAAGAATCCGTGAAAGATTCAAGCAAAGTTTGGTTGATGGGTTTCGATATGGTAATAGAGGTGTCATGTTTTCCAAGTTAAGGCACAAATAGTTATTGAAGGCTTGAAGTTGGTTTGGCGAAAGGACTTCACTCAAGTAGAGATTATTGATTGTGATAATGCAATGTTAAATGATACTATTCGAAATGGATTCGCATCAATTAGTTATATTACAGAAGTCTGATTAATATATGAATGGTACACTAAGGATTGGAAAGTGAAGTTTAGACATGTATTGAGAGAGAGTAACAAGGTGGTTGGTGTAGTAGGGAAACTAAATCAATTAATTATTCTCACAAATCCATCACGGTATGTTAGAAGACTATTAGAGGAAGATGTTCATAGCTCGCTGCATGAGGAGGCCTTTATCCGTATACATTCCAGTTTTTAggcatgtatttttattttctattaaaaaaatatatattacaaatgaatTGTGCAAGAAATCATAAGGTAGAATCAAACCATTACAAcacaaatgaattaaaaattacaattcaaaCTAAAATTGCTAAACTAGATTAAAACTCACACATAAAACTATGGGATTCAAAgatttacatatataatattgCACATAGTAAAACTCAAAACTGAATACTTAAAATCCAATATCTCagtttttgaattaaaattttattaattatattttatcatgTTAAAACCGAAATTTACCCATTATCGAGGCCAAAAAAAGGCATTTATGTTTTACAACCAAATCATGCTTTTGTcgagataatttattttatcgACGGAAATTAAATTGAAAGAGCATTTGACATATAATTAAACCAAtccaaacataaaataattaccaaaaaaaaaaacaaaacattcgTAAAATGGCAGTTTCCTCATCATCGTCAAGCTATCATTCTTTGGTTCATCGGTGCCATCATCACTGGCTGTTGCACCTGCTTCTTTGCCAAGTTTCCTTGCCaccctaaaatatatataatttaaattacgaata is part of the Gossypium hirsutum isolate 1008001.06 chromosome D11, Gossypium_hirsutum_v2.1, whole genome shotgun sequence genome and encodes:
- the LOC107903076 gene encoding lipid phosphate phosphatase 2; protein product: MTEILLGTHTIKSHGVKVVKAHIHNWLILVILVVIDGLLNYVEPFHRFVGQEMMTDLKFPFHENTVPVLVVPVIAVLVPFIIFGVYYYLRKDIYDFHHAILGILYSVLLSGVITDSIKDAVGRPRPNFFFRCFPDGKAVFDQVTGDVICHGDAKIVKEGYKSFPSGHTSWSFAGLCFLSLYLSGKLRAFNRGGNVSKLCIVIFPVLAAVLVGISRVDDYWHHWTDVFAGALIGTSMAAFCYLQFFPCPHYEDGWAPHAYFKMIAERQSDESPESTVRSPSKNESNDIETQPM